A single region of the Brachypodium distachyon strain Bd21 chromosome 3, Brachypodium_distachyon_v3.0, whole genome shotgun sequence genome encodes:
- the LOC104583401 gene encoding uncharacterized protein LOC104583401 — MLGLRTCILTRLLSSSRPASSGSSSLHRLLSAAAVAPAVSPNPSFAVEDYLVETCGLTRAQALKASAKLSHLKSPTNPDAVVAFFSGLGLSSADIAAVVVRDPRFLCAGVDKTLGAIVADLTSLGLSRSEIARIFLLGGCHSRSRSIVSKLQYYLPLFGSFERLQKVFYHASYLLGADPEKTVKPNVAFLRECGLRPSDIVNLSTPVPMMLSTNPSRVRAMAALAEGLGVPRCTGMFKYALYAVAFLSKEKIACKVEYLKKTFRWSDAETRIAISKAPTLLRRSKDVLQSRSEFFISEAGLEPAYIAHRPCLVTYSLEGRSRPRYYAVKFLKANGLLDHNRDYCKTVLISEKVFLEKYICPHKEAAPHLAEDYAAACRGEMPTRFRFT; from the coding sequence aTGCTCGGCCTCCGAACCTGCATCCTCACTcgcctcctctcttcctcgcgCCCCGCCTCTTCTGGCTCCTCTAGTCTACACCGCCTCCTCTCCGCGGCCGCGGTCGCCCCTGCCGTTTccccaaaccctagcttcGCCGTGGAGGACTACCTGGTGGAGACCTGCGGCCTCACCCGTGCCCAGGCGCTCAAGGCCTCCGCCAAGCTCTCCCACCTCAAGTCCCCCACCAATCccgacgccgtcgtcgccttcttctccggcctcGGTCTCTCCAGCGCCGacatcgccgccgtcgtcgtcagGGACCCGCGGTTCCTCTGCGCCGGCGTGGACAAAACCCTGGGCGCTATCGTCGCCGACCTCACCAGCCTCGGCCTGTCGCGTTCTGAGATCGCGCGCATCTTCTTGCTCGGCGGTTGCCATTCCCGCTCCAGATCCATCGTCTCCAAGCTGCAGTACTACCTGCCCTTGTTCGGCTCATTCGAGAGGCTCCAGAAGGTGTTCTATCATGCCAGCTACCTCCTCGGCGCTGACCCTGAGAAGACGGTCAAGCCCAACGTCGCCTTCCTGCGGGAGTGTGGGCTACGTCCTTCTGACATTGTCAACCTATCCACCCCTGTGCCAATGATGCTCAGCACCAACCCGTCGCGTGTTCGGGCGATGGCGGCACTGGCCGAAGGTCTTGGTGTGCCGCGTTGCACTGGGATGTTCAAATACGCGCTGTATGCCGTCGCTTTCCTGAGCAAGGAGAAAATAGCTTGCAAAGTGGAATACTTGAAGAAGACGTTCAGGTGGTCGGATGCCGAGACACgcattgctatttctaaggcCCCAACGTTGCTGAGGAGGTCTAAGGACGTACTGCAGAGTAGGTCTGAGTTCTTCATCTCTGAGGCGGGGCTCGAACCGGCATACATTGCTCATCGGCCGTGTTTGGTCACTTATAGCCTGGAGGGCCGGAGCAGACCCAGGTACTATGCTGTAAAGTTTCTCAAGGCAAATGGACTGCTAGATCACAACCGGGACTACTGTAAAACAGTCTTGATCAGCGAGAAGGTATTCCTGGAGAAGTACATATGCCCTCACAAGGAAGCTGCACCGCACCTCGCTGAAGACTATGCAGCTGCTTGCAGAGGGGAAATGCCTACTAGATTCAGATTTACATGA